In the genome of Cyanobium sp. ATX 6F1, one region contains:
- a CDS encoding trypsin-like peptidase domain-containing protein produces the protein MPRLSCRPHRAVPLLSVLLLSSATPLLMPPLGAEAAGGALSGISKQSFVAEAVRRTGPAVVTIDTERTVVSRGGSGLPQGLLMDPMFRQFFGMPQAQPPSQRTERGQGSGVIFQAEGLILTNAHVVEKGSRVTVGLKDGRRVEGKVVGLDPVTDMAVVRLMGAGPWPVAPLGNSDALQVGDWAIAVGNPYGLDNTVTLGIISNLNRNVSKLGITDKRLDLIQTDAAINPGNSGGPLLNADGEVVGINTLVRSGPGAGLGFAIPINRARTIVSQLLATGRVSHAMIGVGLDAVRPGEGQGASRGAVVMSVSPGSPAEQAGVRRGDVIVAVEGKPLAGPPQLITAVEQNGVGRPMQLDLIRAGTPLQLRVTPTELSAQLGR, from the coding sequence ATGCCGAGGCTTTCCTGCCGGCCCCATCGGGCCGTTCCATTGCTCTCCGTTCTGCTGCTGAGTTCGGCCACCCCGCTGCTGATGCCCCCCTTGGGCGCCGAGGCCGCAGGTGGCGCTCTCTCTGGGATCTCCAAGCAGTCGTTTGTGGCCGAGGCGGTGCGCCGCACCGGGCCGGCAGTGGTCACGATCGACACCGAGCGCACGGTGGTCAGCCGCGGTGGATCGGGCCTGCCCCAGGGACTGCTGATGGACCCGATGTTCCGTCAGTTCTTTGGGATGCCCCAGGCCCAGCCCCCCTCCCAGCGCACGGAGCGCGGCCAGGGCAGCGGTGTGATCTTTCAGGCCGAGGGCTTGATCCTCACCAACGCCCACGTGGTCGAAAAGGGCAGCCGGGTGACCGTCGGGCTCAAGGACGGTCGCCGGGTGGAAGGCAAGGTGGTGGGCCTTGACCCTGTCACCGACATGGCGGTGGTGCGGTTAATGGGAGCAGGGCCCTGGCCGGTGGCTCCCCTAGGCAATTCCGATGCCCTGCAGGTGGGGGATTGGGCCATTGCCGTCGGCAACCCCTACGGCCTCGATAACACGGTGACTCTGGGGATCATCAGCAACCTCAACCGCAACGTCAGCAAGCTGGGGATCACTGATAAGCGGCTGGATCTGATCCAGACCGACGCCGCCATCAACCCTGGTAATTCCGGCGGCCCGCTGCTCAACGCCGATGGCGAGGTGGTGGGCATCAACACCCTGGTGCGCTCTGGCCCGGGGGCCGGCCTGGGATTCGCGATCCCGATCAACCGTGCCCGCACCATCGTGAGCCAGCTGTTGGCCACTGGCCGCGTGAGCCACGCCATGATCGGTGTGGGCCTTGATGCGGTGAGACCGGGTGAAGGTCAGGGGGCCAGCCGTGGTGCCGTGGTGATGTCGGTGAGCCCGGGAAGTCCTGCCGAGCAGGCGGGAGTGCGCCGGGGTGATGTGATCGTGGCTGTGGAGGGAAAGCCCCTGGCGGGTCCTCCCCAGCTGATCACAGCAGTGGAGCAGAACGGCGTGGGCCGTCCGATGCAACTGGACTTGATCCGAGCGGGGACCCCACTGCAACTGCGGGTGACCCCGACGGAGCTATCAGCTCAACTGGGCCGTTAA
- a CDS encoding DUF2973 domain-containing protein: MSPVLSQLLPLAYAACVLVLLYQAFKVMGQGYKAIPRPGDAGAVSSVNTPTGSGGSDRTGRLTIHPELLDSDGQITQDDLLTVRFSGDNEQTALPRDPA; the protein is encoded by the coding sequence ATGAGCCCCGTTCTCTCCCAACTGCTTCCCCTGGCCTACGCCGCCTGTGTCCTGGTGCTGCTTTATCAGGCCTTCAAGGTGATGGGCCAGGGCTACAAGGCGATCCCCCGGCCGGGTGATGCAGGCGCAGTCTCCTCGGTCAACACACCAACGGGATCGGGCGGCTCCGACCGCACCGGCCGTCTCACCATTCACCCTGAATTGCTTGACTCCGACGGTCAGATCACCCAGGACGATCTGCTGACCGTGCGTTTCAGCGGCGACAACGAACAGACCGCCCTGCCCCGGGACCCCGCCTGA